DNA from Chryseomicrobium sp. FSL W7-1435:
CTGCTGCACGTTGTAGATTGCCATTGTACATTTCTAACTTCGCTTCAAACTTTTCAAATAGCGTAAATGCATCAGCAACTGAGCCAGCGAAGCCCGCAACCACTTGGTTGTTAAATAAACGGCGTACCTTTTTAGCAGTGTGCTTCATCACCACTTGATTCCCTAGAGTGACTTGACCATCGCCTGACATGGCAGATTGCCCCTTGTGTTGAATCGCAAAGATAGTAGTAGCGTGTATAGCCATAATTGTCTCCTCCTATGCACGTGGGTGTGCATTTTTATATGTGGAAAGTAAATGATCTTTCGTTACATGTGTATAAATCTGCGTGGAGCTCAGACTGCTGTGACCTAGTAATTCTTGGACCGTACGCATGTCTGCCCCATTATTCAAAAGATGCGTAGCAAACGTATGCCGAATCATATGTGGGTAAATGGATTTTGTTAAGGTGCTTTTTTTGACGATTTCTTGAAGAATATAACGCACACCCATATCGGTTAAAGGTTCTCCACGATTATTGACAAACAGCGTCGCGTGTTGCGCGTTCTTCATTAACCGAGGACGTGCTGTCTCTAAATAAGTTTCAAGTGCACTTACTGCAAAGCTCCCAACCGGTACATAACGCTCTTTACGTCCTTTCCCCATGACACGGACTATTCCGTAAGGTAGATCGATCGCTTGCGTGTCTAAAGCTGTCAATTCACTTACACGCATGCCGGTTGCATAGAGCAGTTCAAGAAGTGCTTGATTCCGAATGGCTAAGGGAGTCTCACCTTGGACTGCCTCAAATAAAGCTTGTAGTTCCTCTTCGTAAAAAAACTGCGGCAATTTCTTCTGCTGTTTTGGATGGAAGAGTGCTTGAAAGGCATCTGAATTTACAGAACGTTCTTTTGATAAGAACATGTAAAATGTTCGAATGGCTGATATTTTTCGTGATATAGTTGTTCTCGCTAATTTGGCGTTATAGAGTTTTGTGACATATAGCCGAGCGTGTAAATACTCCACTTCTTCGAATGACGCGATTGATTCCTCTGTGAGGAAAGCTATAAACTGAACTAAGTCTGTCTCGTACTCTTTTACAGTATGAGGTGAATAGTTTTTATCGAGTTGAATAAATTCTAGAAAATCATGCAGTTCTTGCTTTCCCATCTGCCATCCTCCTCCACGTAAAAACCCCTAAGATTATACCAATCTGTAGGGGTCAACTGCAATTAAAGTGAATTACTCTTCACAAAATTTTGAATTGTTGTTAATGCTCGATTAGCAAATTTCTCTGCTTTGACTTTTTTATCGCGGATGCGTCCAGGTAAGTTAGGGAACAATCCGAAATT
Protein-coding regions in this window:
- the xerC gene encoding tyrosine recombinase XerC; translated protein: MGKQELHDFLEFIQLDKNYSPHTVKEYETDLVQFIAFLTEESIASFEEVEYLHARLYVTKLYNAKLARTTISRKISAIRTFYMFLSKERSVNSDAFQALFHPKQQKKLPQFFYEEELQALFEAVQGETPLAIRNQALLELLYATGMRVSELTALDTQAIDLPYGIVRVMGKGRKERYVPVGSFAVSALETYLETARPRLMKNAQHATLFVNNRGEPLTDMGVRYILQEIVKKSTLTKSIYPHMIRHTFATHLLNNGADMRTVQELLGHSSLSSTQIYTHVTKDHLLSTYKNAHPRA